The Sorangiineae bacterium MSr11367 genome window below encodes:
- a CDS encoding YceI family protein has protein sequence MATYSIDTTHSEIAFTVRHMMFAKVRGQFRTWSATLTYDAGSPAASKVQVEIDAASIDTHEAQRDGHLRSGDFLDTEKFAKITFASKRIESSGKGRYKLAGDLTIHGVTNEVTLEVEQTGQGKDPWGNDRLGFNAKTTILRSDFGLKWNQALEAGGVLVSDKVEIEAEVQVVQAAAAA, from the coding sequence ATGGCCACGTACTCGATTGATACGACCCACTCGGAAATTGCATTCACCGTCCGTCACATGATGTTCGCCAAGGTGCGGGGCCAATTCAGAACCTGGAGTGCGACGCTCACGTACGATGCAGGGAGTCCGGCAGCCTCGAAGGTCCAGGTCGAGATCGACGCTGCCAGCATCGACACGCACGAAGCCCAGCGCGACGGTCACCTTCGCTCCGGCGACTTCCTCGATACCGAGAAGTTCGCCAAGATCACCTTTGCCAGCAAGCGCATCGAGTCGAGCGGCAAGGGCCGCTACAAGCTCGCCGGCGATCTCACCATCCACGGCGTGACCAACGAAGTGACCTTGGAGGTGGAGCAGACCGGCCAGGGCAAAGATCCGTGGGGCAACGACCGTCTCGGCTTCAACGCCAAGACGACCATTTTGCGCAGCGATTTTGGCTTGAAATGGAACCAGGCGCTCGAGGCCGGCGGCGTGTTGGTCAGCGACAAGGTCGAGATCGAGGCCGAGGTTCAAGTCGTGCAGGCAGCGGCAGCGGCCTGA